From the Wolbachia endosymbiont (group B) of Protocalliphora azurea genome, one window contains:
- a CDS encoding glycosyltransferase — MKILKVIHGYPPYYSAGSEVYSQTLAHELANNNEVQVFTRYENSFLPDFYYTTVLDRSDSRILLHLINIPTAKYRYKFINEEVNIKFKRIIDNFQPDLIHFGHLNHLSITLPEIAFKENIPTIFTLHDFWLMCPRGRFIQRNSEDLLRLCDGQKDQKCATQCYKGYFTGDEEFLNSDINYWEQWVATRMKHTRKIIDYIDYFISPSKFLMDKFTQDFNVPINKISYLDYGFDLNRLKNRNRAQEKEFIFGYIGTHTSEKGVDLLLKAFSHLSSKAKLRIWGAEREETNALKAITDQFLPIVKERIEWMGSYDNKNIVTDVFNKVDAIVVPSIWGENSPLVIHEAQQLRIPVITADYGGMAEYVRDGLLFKHRDASSLSEKMQILSTDQELYSKLTQKGYPYTKNGNIPSISEHTEKLNKIYRNAIKKKGKSVAVKPGPWRITFDTNPDYCNFSCIMCECFSPYSKVKEEKKAKGIKPKILSIETIRKVIKEAAGTPLREIIPSTMGEPLMYKSFDEIINLCHEFGLKLNLTTNGSFPIKGARKWAELLVPILSDVKISWNGATKETHERIMKGSKWEVVTENLKTFLEVRDKYFSDTGERCTVTLQLTFLESNLHELYDIVKMAIKNGIDRVKGHHLWAHFEEIKDLSMRRDELAISRWNTEVRRLYELRDNMLLPNGKKIKLENFTILSQEGIKDLAPGGQCPFLGKEAWINNEGKFSPCCAPDELRKTLGNFGNVNEVKLEEIWQSSEYLSLQKNYLNYKLCKTCNMRKPLIN; from the coding sequence ATGAAAATATTAAAAGTTATTCATGGTTACCCTCCTTATTATAGTGCTGGTTCAGAGGTTTATAGCCAAACTCTTGCTCATGAACTAGCAAATAACAATGAGGTACAAGTATTTACTAGGTATGAAAATAGCTTTTTACCTGATTTTTATTACACTACAGTTCTAGATCGTAGTGATTCCCGGATTTTACTGCATTTAATTAATATACCTACAGCTAAATATCGTTATAAATTTATCAATGAAGAAGTAAATATAAAATTTAAAAGAATAATAGATAACTTTCAGCCAGATCTTATACATTTTGGTCATCTTAATCATCTATCAATTACTTTACCAGAAATTGCTTTTAAAGAAAATATACCTACAATTTTTACGCTACATGACTTTTGGTTAATGTGTCCAAGAGGAAGGTTTATTCAACGTAATTCTGAAGATTTGTTACGGCTTTGTGATGGACAAAAGGATCAAAAATGTGCAACCCAATGTTACAAAGGATATTTTACAGGAGATGAAGAATTCCTGAATTCAGACATAAATTATTGGGAACAATGGGTTGCAACTAGAATGAAGCACACAAGGAAAATAATAGACTATATAGATTACTTTATTTCCCCATCGAAATTCTTGATGGACAAATTTACTCAGGATTTTAATGTTCCGATAAACAAAATTTCTTATCTTGATTATGGTTTTGATCTCAATCGTCTTAAGAATAGAAATAGAGCACAAGAAAAAGAGTTTATTTTCGGTTATATTGGTACTCATACTTCCGAGAAAGGTGTTGATCTATTATTGAAAGCTTTTTCTCACTTATCATCTAAAGCAAAACTTAGAATTTGGGGAGCAGAAAGAGAAGAAACTAACGCTTTAAAAGCGATTACCGATCAATTTTTACCTATTGTTAAAGAAAGAATAGAATGGATGGGAAGTTATGATAACAAGAATATAGTTACTGACGTATTTAATAAAGTTGATGCAATAGTCGTTCCTTCAATTTGGGGTGAAAATTCACCGTTAGTAATACATGAAGCACAGCAACTTAGAATACCAGTTATAACAGCCGATTATGGTGGCATGGCAGAATATGTAAGAGATGGACTGTTGTTTAAGCACAGAGATGCAAGTAGTTTATCAGAAAAAATGCAAATCCTATCTACAGATCAGGAGTTATATAGTAAACTTACCCAAAAAGGCTATCCTTATACTAAAAATGGAAATATACCTTCTATAAGTGAGCATACTGAAAAACTTAACAAGATTTACCGTAATGCTATTAAAAAGAAAGGCAAATCAGTAGCTGTTAAACCCGGTCCTTGGAGAATTACTTTTGATACTAATCCAGATTACTGCAATTTTTCTTGTATAATGTGCGAATGTTTTTCACCATACAGTAAAGTTAAAGAAGAGAAGAAAGCTAAAGGAATAAAACCTAAGATACTATCAATAGAAACTATCAGAAAAGTAATTAAAGAAGCAGCTGGTACACCTTTAAGGGAAATCATTCCTTCTACTATGGGTGAGCCTTTAATGTATAAAAGCTTTGATGAAATAATCAATTTGTGCCATGAGTTCGGCCTTAAGCTTAACCTCACAACCAATGGTTCTTTTCCCATTAAAGGAGCTAGAAAATGGGCTGAACTATTGGTACCAATTTTATCTGATGTTAAGATTTCCTGGAATGGGGCAACTAAAGAAACTCATGAAAGAATCATGAAAGGTTCAAAATGGGAAGTAGTGACAGAAAACTTAAAAACTTTCCTTGAAGTTAGAGATAAATACTTTAGCGACACAGGTGAAAGGTGTACCGTTACTTTACAATTAACATTTTTGGAAAGTAATTTACATGAACTCTATGACATAGTTAAGATGGCCATAAAAAACGGCATAGATAGAGTTAAAGGACATCATCTTTGGGCACATTTTGAGGAAATTAAGGATCTATCTATGAGAAGAGATGAGTTAGCAATTAGTAGATGGAATACAGAGGTGAGAAGGTTATATGAGCTTAGAGATAATATGCTATTACCAAATGGTAAAAAGATAAAATTAGAAAATTTTACAATTCTTTCTCAAGAAGGTATTAAGGATTTGGCTCCAGGTGGTCAATGCCCATTTTTAGGTAAAGAAGCATGGATAAACAATGAAGGAAAGTTTAGTCCTTGCTGTGCTCCAGATGAACTCCGTAAGACATTAGGAAATTTTGGTAATGTTAATGAGGTTAAACTCGAGGAAATATGGCAGAGTAGTGAGTACCTAAGCTTACAAAAGAATTATTTAAATTACAAATTATGCAAAACATGCAACATGAGAAAACCTTTGATCAATTAA
- a CDS encoding NAD-dependent epimerase/dehydratase family protein, whose translation MGILITGAAGLIGSTLVKKLENQGHEVISCDIRFHNNPLSFFSEDIVPLLAQCTGIIHLAAISRVIHGELYPELCRKINVDGTMQFLGLCKSLPNKPWFIYASSREVYGEQKELPVTESASIDPINNYAKGKAFIEEQITSSKDFNVAILRFSNVYGGLLDHNSRVIPALCINALRGDPIKIEGKECVFDFTYLDDVIEGICLTVQYLQSEKSSLPAIHLTTNSPCTLENLAKTILKVTKSDSRIDFYPPRNFDVTKFHGDFTRAKELLGWSPKHSLEVGLSKFIKSLQNNTQEYPNNIDMVIYENIKSYSWLPSLL comes from the coding sequence ATGGGGATATTAATAACAGGTGCTGCAGGTTTGATAGGGTCAACCTTGGTGAAAAAGTTAGAAAACCAGGGCCATGAAGTAATAAGCTGTGATATTAGGTTTCACAACAATCCACTCAGTTTTTTTTCAGAAGATATAGTACCACTACTTGCTCAGTGTACAGGAATTATTCATCTGGCTGCAATTTCTCGAGTTATACATGGTGAACTTTATCCTGAACTGTGTAGAAAAATTAATGTTGATGGTACAATGCAGTTTTTAGGGTTATGTAAGTCACTTCCAAATAAACCGTGGTTTATATATGCAAGTAGTAGAGAAGTCTATGGAGAGCAGAAGGAACTGCCAGTTACAGAATCTGCTAGTATCGATCCAATAAATAATTATGCCAAAGGTAAAGCATTTATTGAGGAACAAATAACAAGTTCAAAAGATTTTAATGTAGCAATATTACGCTTTTCAAATGTATACGGTGGTTTACTAGATCATAACAGTAGAGTAATTCCTGCACTCTGTATTAATGCATTAAGAGGTGATCCAATTAAAATAGAAGGTAAAGAATGCGTTTTTGATTTTACCTATTTGGATGATGTTATAGAGGGTATATGCTTAACTGTTCAATATTTACAAAGCGAAAAATCTTCTCTTCCTGCTATTCATCTTACTACTAATAGCCCATGTACTTTAGAAAACTTAGCAAAAACAATATTAAAAGTCACAAAAAGTGATTCTAGAATTGATTTTTATCCTCCAAGAAATTTTGACGTAACTAAGTTTCATGGTGATTTTACTAGAGCTAAAGAGCTACTTGGTTGGTCTCCAAAACATTCATTAGAAGTAGGATTAAGTAAATTTATAAAAAGTCTACAAAACAATACACAAGAATATCCTAACAATATAGATATGGTAATATATGAAAATATTAAAAGTTATTCATGGTTACCCTCCTTATTATAG